The proteins below come from a single Vitis riparia cultivar Riparia Gloire de Montpellier isolate 1030 unplaced genomic scaffold, EGFV_Vit.rip_1.0 scaffold644_pilon_pilon, whole genome shotgun sequence genomic window:
- the LOC117910200 gene encoding protein transport protein Sec61 subunit beta-like, with translation MHLNIEYQWLFGSKLLNGCYLLVVTEMVLNGAAPPRGSAAAAASLRRRRTTSVGAAGGTSGNMLQFYTDDAPGLKISPNVVLVMSIGFIAFVAILHVMGKLYFVRREA, from the coding sequence ATGCATCTAAACATCGAATACCAGTGGTTGTTTGGTTCTAAGCTTTTAAATGGTTGTTACCTGCTAGTTGTTACAGAAATGGTTCTAAATGGAGCTGCTCCCCCAAGAGGAAGTGCAGCTGCTGCTGCTAGCCTGCGTAGGAGGAGGACAACTAGTGTTGGGGCTGCAGGAGGAACAAGTGGGAATATGCTGCAGTTTTACACCGATGATGCCCCGGGACTCAAGATTTCCCCCAATGTCGTTCTTGTCATGAGTATTGGTTTCATTGCCTTTGTTGCTATTCTGCATGTCATGGGTAAGCTGTACTTTGTGCGAAGAGAGGCTTAA